The proteins below come from a single Acidimicrobiia bacterium genomic window:
- the fadI gene encoding acetyl-CoA C-acyltransferase FadI has protein sequence MAKKRPGVVDGRRVAIVDGLRTPFAKSGTVFKDVSTLGLAQSVVTELLIRSGLEGGRIDRVVYGNVVQDVSAPNIAREIVLSTTIPDETDAFSVSRACATSTQSFVDGAQAILLGEAEIVITGGADSLSRPPVMFSDEFVEVMMKAQSAKDPMSRVKALAGLRPKDLAPHPPAIADRSTGGSMGDSAEKMAKMNGIDREAQDAYAFNSHRKAVEAWEKGIFDDEVMLFPVPPQYRTVVERDNIPRADSTIEKLSTLKPVFDKRYGTVTAGNASPLTDGASALLLMEEKTAERLGFVPKAFLRSYGFAAVDPNWQLLIGPAFATPIALDRAGLSLDDIDVVDIHEAFSAQMLSVMQAFASDDFARKHLGRAKAVGEIPEEKLNLYGGSISLGHPFGATGARQLLTMANELTRRDSGTALITQCAAGGLGAAVVLER, from the coding sequence ATGGCCAAGAAGAGGCCGGGAGTCGTCGACGGGCGCCGGGTCGCCATCGTCGACGGCCTCCGCACACCGTTCGCCAAGTCGGGGACGGTCTTCAAAGACGTTTCCACCCTGGGTCTGGCCCAGTCCGTCGTCACCGAGCTGCTGATCCGGTCCGGCCTCGAGGGAGGACGGATCGACAGAGTCGTCTACGGCAACGTCGTTCAGGATGTCTCGGCACCAAACATCGCGCGGGAGATCGTCCTCTCCACGACCATCCCCGACGAGACCGACGCCTTCTCTGTGAGTCGAGCCTGTGCGACCAGCACGCAATCCTTCGTCGACGGCGCCCAGGCGATCTTGCTGGGCGAGGCAGAAATCGTCATCACCGGCGGCGCCGACTCGCTATCCCGGCCACCGGTCATGTTCAGCGACGAGTTCGTCGAAGTCATGATGAAGGCACAATCCGCCAAGGACCCGATGTCCAGGGTCAAGGCGCTGGCCGGACTTCGCCCGAAGGACCTCGCTCCCCATCCGCCCGCCATCGCCGACCGATCGACCGGCGGAAGCATGGGCGACAGCGCCGAGAAGATGGCCAAGATGAACGGCATCGACCGGGAAGCACAAGACGCCTACGCCTTCAACTCCCACCGCAAGGCCGTCGAAGCCTGGGAGAAGGGCATCTTCGACGACGAAGTCATGCTCTTCCCGGTTCCGCCGCAATACAGGACGGTGGTCGAACGAGACAACATTCCCAGGGCCGACTCGACGATAGAGAAACTCTCGACGCTCAAGCCGGTGTTCGACAAGCGATACGGAACCGTCACCGCCGGCAACGCTTCCCCGCTCACCGACGGCGCCTCCGCCCTCTTGCTGATGGAAGAGAAGACTGCCGAGCGACTCGGCTTCGTGCCAAAGGCGTTCCTGCGGTCCTATGGATTCGCGGCGGTCGATCCCAACTGGCAGTTGCTCATCGGCCCGGCGTTCGCCACGCCGATCGCCCTGGACCGGGCCGGTCTGAGCCTCGACGACATCGACGTCGTAGACATCCACGAGGCATTCTCGGCCCAGATGCTCTCGGTGATGCAGGCCTTTGCCTCAGATGACTTCGCCAGGAAGCATCTCGGCCGGGCGAAGGCCGTGGGCGAGATCCCCGAAGAGAAACTCAATCTCTATGGAGGATCGATAAGCCTCGGCCATCCGTTCGGAGCCACCGGCGCACGCCAGTTGCTGACGATGGCCAACGAACTGACCCGTCGTGATTCGGGCACCGCCCTCATCACCCAGTGCGCCGCCGGGGGTCTCGGCGCCGCCGTCGTATTGGAGCGCTGA
- a CDS encoding LLM class flavin-dependent oxidoreductase, with translation MNLGFGLLSAQLRPGDSDWAAAYDETVRLAVEAERLGYSSVWTTEHHFVDDGYMPSLMVVSAAVAAATESIEIGTGVILAPLHDPIRLAEDAATVQLLSKGRFVLGLGLGWNPIEFEAFGADPGKRGRAMEEILEILPNAWTGEPFKHTGSVYDLPELGVRPTPHVPIPIVIGGSAEPAVRRAARMTQGVFANAPVDRFAEQVEWTLDELEKAGRDPIDFRFIHYSILYPADSEAQGWEEIGEQVWNMAWKYGDMEESATRSGPVRYAPGLTEADEQKMRWRSAFVGPSEQIVDDLRAIRDRVGVPVEFVARSCFHTLDYNRQVEVLQRLAEEVGPHL, from the coding sequence ATGAATCTCGGATTTGGACTACTCAGCGCTCAACTTCGGCCCGGCGACTCCGACTGGGCGGCCGCCTACGACGAGACGGTCCGCTTGGCCGTCGAGGCCGAAAGGCTGGGCTACTCCTCGGTGTGGACCACCGAACACCACTTCGTCGACGACGGCTACATGCCTTCCCTGATGGTCGTTAGCGCGGCCGTGGCGGCTGCGACCGAGTCGATCGAAATCGGCACCGGTGTCATCCTCGCTCCCCTGCACGATCCGATTCGCCTGGCGGAGGACGCTGCCACGGTTCAGCTCTTGAGCAAAGGACGTTTTGTTCTCGGCCTCGGCCTCGGATGGAATCCGATCGAGTTCGAGGCCTTCGGAGCCGACCCGGGCAAGCGGGGGAGAGCCATGGAGGAGATCCTCGAGATCCTCCCCAACGCCTGGACCGGCGAGCCGTTCAAGCACACGGGGTCCGTCTACGACCTGCCCGAACTCGGAGTGCGGCCGACGCCGCATGTTCCCATCCCGATCGTCATCGGAGGCAGCGCAGAACCGGCCGTCAGGCGTGCCGCTCGAATGACCCAGGGAGTTTTCGCCAATGCGCCGGTCGATCGGTTCGCCGAACAGGTCGAGTGGACCCTCGACGAGCTCGAGAAAGCCGGGCGAGACCCTATCGATTTCCGTTTCATCCACTACTCGATCCTCTACCCGGCCGATTCGGAGGCGCAGGGATGGGAGGAGATCGGCGAGCAAGTCTGGAATATGGCCTGGAAGTACGGCGATATGGAGGAATCGGCTACGCGCTCCGGGCCGGTTCGATATGCACCCGGGTTGACCGAAGCCGATGAGCAGAAAATGCGGTGGCGCTCGGCATTCGTCGGCCCGTCCGAGCAGATCGTCGATGACCTGCGTGCGATCCGGGACCGCGTCGGCGTACCTGTGGAGTTCGTCGCCCGTTCCTGTTTCCACACGCTCGATTACAACCGCCAGGTCGAGGTCCTGCAGCGGCTGGCCGAGGAGGTCGGCCCTCACCTCTGA
- a CDS encoding M20 family metallopeptidase, with protein sequence MDYATLLAESRHMLPEIKKLRRSLHQIPEVGNHLPKTRAAVLAALEGLPLEIHLHETTSGIAAVLDGGRPGPTIVLRGDMDGLAMPENTGLDFSSEHTGRMHACGHDLHTSMLVGAARMLSARQAELSGKVLFMFQPGEEGHFGARYMLDEGLLDQVDPSPTRAFAIHVTSLHAAGTVHLKPGPYMAAADKVVVTVHGKGGHASAPWNAVDPIPVAAEIITACEVALTRRVDVFDPAVLTFAQMTAGTAYNVIPATATLAGTTRSVSDERRDQLHAMIEQVVAGVSAAHGVTATVEIERGYPITVNDDVVAAEVTQIAADLLGTDRVVEAPHPMMGAEDWSYVLQRVPGVMVFLGSCPTDLEPGVAPVNHSNLVRFDEDSMGAGVALHTAVALDFLS encoded by the coding sequence ATGGACTACGCCACGCTGCTCGCAGAATCCCGCCACATGCTTCCCGAGATCAAGAAGCTCCGCCGCTCGCTCCATCAGATCCCTGAGGTCGGCAATCACCTGCCCAAGACGAGAGCTGCGGTGCTCGCAGCTTTGGAGGGCCTACCCCTCGAGATCCACCTTCACGAGACAACCTCCGGTATCGCCGCGGTCCTGGACGGCGGCCGACCGGGCCCGACCATCGTGCTGCGCGGTGACATGGACGGCCTGGCCATGCCGGAGAACACCGGGCTCGATTTCTCCTCGGAGCACACCGGCCGGATGCACGCATGCGGCCACGACCTCCACACGTCGATGCTGGTCGGCGCGGCCCGCATGCTCTCCGCCCGGCAGGCAGAGCTGTCCGGCAAGGTTCTGTTCATGTTCCAGCCGGGCGAGGAGGGCCATTTCGGGGCGCGTTACATGCTCGATGAAGGTCTGCTCGATCAGGTCGATCCTTCGCCGACGCGGGCATTTGCCATTCACGTGACGAGCCTCCATGCAGCCGGCACCGTCCACTTGAAGCCGGGCCCCTACATGGCGGCCGCGGACAAGGTGGTGGTGACCGTGCACGGCAAGGGCGGTCACGCCTCCGCACCGTGGAACGCGGTGGACCCGATCCCGGTGGCAGCCGAGATCATCACTGCGTGCGAGGTGGCCCTCACCAGGCGAGTCGATGTGTTCGACCCGGCCGTACTCACCTTTGCCCAGATGACTGCCGGCACGGCCTACAACGTGATCCCTGCCACCGCGACACTGGCCGGCACCACCCGCTCCGTGTCTGACGAGCGGCGCGACCAACTGCACGCGATGATCGAGCAAGTCGTGGCGGGAGTCTCAGCGGCACACGGGGTGACCGCCACCGTCGAGATCGAGCGTGGATACCCGATCACCGTGAACGACGACGTGGTCGCCGCCGAGGTGACGCAGATCGCCGCCGACCTCCTGGGAACCGACCGGGTGGTGGAAGCACCGCACCCGATGATGGGAGCCGAGGATTGGAGCTACGTTTTGCAGCGGGTTCCTGGCGTGATGGTCTTCCTGGGTTCGTGCCCGACGGACCTCGAGCCGGGCGTCGCACCGGTCAACCACTCCAACCTGGTCCGATTCGACGAGGACTCGATGGGGGCCGGAGTTGCCTTGCACACTGCGGTAGCGCTGGACTTCCTGAGCTAG
- a CDS encoding FGGY-family carbohydrate kinase, whose translation MSIERFVLAIDLGTSGPKVGLVSTAGRVAEWSFERVPIILTAEGGVEQDPDDWWRAITTAGRQVIDRGSVEVDDIVAVGVTAQWSGTVPVAGSNHVGNALIWMDARGASEMGELNGGPVSVAGYSVPKLFRWIRRTGGAPGHSGKDPIAHILYLKHHRPEIYRAAEMFLEPKDYLNLRLTGVAAAGFDSIALHWVTDNRNPAKVTYDPALIRMSGIDPAKLPPLRPTDDVLGPLSAGAAADFGLVEGIPVVMGTPDTHSAGIGAGAVRDFQGHLYLGTSSWISCHVPFKKTDLFHGIGALPSGIPGRYFAANEQESAGACLTYLVENLGIRGDADAGSVYQGLDRVAERVPAGNSGVIFTPWLNGERSPVDDHYLRAGFFNQSLDTTADDLIRAVFEGVAFNSRWLLGYVEKFAGRPMPELRAVGGGANSAVWCQIHADVLDRRILQVKDPILAGLRGVAFLAAAKLGFLGYDEIPAKVEVAGVHEPDPERRQVYDRLYREYRKLYKANRKIYARLNRAD comes from the coding sequence ATGTCGATCGAACGGTTTGTGCTGGCCATCGACCTGGGTACATCCGGACCGAAAGTCGGGCTGGTATCCACTGCCGGCCGCGTAGCCGAGTGGAGCTTCGAACGAGTTCCGATCATCCTCACCGCCGAGGGCGGGGTCGAGCAGGACCCCGATGATTGGTGGCGGGCGATCACTACCGCGGGCCGGCAAGTGATCGACCGGGGATCCGTCGAAGTCGATGACATAGTGGCCGTCGGCGTGACAGCCCAGTGGTCGGGGACGGTCCCGGTGGCCGGATCCAACCATGTCGGAAACGCGCTCATCTGGATGGACGCGCGGGGTGCCTCCGAGATGGGTGAGCTGAACGGCGGTCCGGTATCCGTTGCGGGATACTCGGTGCCCAAGCTGTTCCGCTGGATCCGCCGGACGGGTGGAGCGCCCGGCCATTCGGGTAAGGATCCGATCGCGCACATTCTCTATCTCAAACACCACCGCCCGGAGATCTATCGAGCGGCAGAGATGTTCCTCGAACCGAAGGACTATCTGAACCTTCGCTTGACCGGAGTCGCGGCGGCCGGATTCGACTCGATCGCCCTGCACTGGGTGACCGACAACCGGAATCCCGCGAAGGTGACCTACGATCCGGCTCTCATTCGCATGTCGGGCATCGACCCGGCCAAGCTGCCGCCGCTCCGGCCGACCGACGACGTGCTCGGCCCGCTTTCCGCCGGTGCCGCCGCAGACTTCGGACTGGTTGAGGGGATCCCGGTCGTCATGGGAACGCCGGACACGCACTCGGCCGGCATCGGAGCCGGGGCCGTCCGCGACTTTCAGGGGCATCTGTATCTCGGAACCTCCTCGTGGATCAGCTGCCACGTGCCGTTCAAGAAGACTGATCTCTTCCACGGCATCGGCGCGCTGCCCTCTGGAATTCCCGGTCGCTACTTCGCCGCCAACGAGCAGGAGAGCGCAGGAGCCTGCCTCACCTACCTGGTCGAGAACCTGGGTATACGCGGCGACGCCGACGCGGGTTCTGTGTATCAGGGCCTCGACCGTGTCGCTGAGCGGGTCCCTGCCGGAAACAGCGGGGTGATCTTCACTCCCTGGCTCAACGGGGAGCGCAGCCCCGTGGACGATCACTATTTGCGGGCCGGGTTCTTCAATCAATCCCTCGATACGACGGCCGACGATCTGATCCGGGCGGTGTTCGAAGGCGTCGCCTTCAACTCCCGCTGGCTGCTCGGTTACGTCGAGAAGTTCGCCGGACGACCGATGCCGGAACTGCGGGCGGTCGGCGGAGGAGCCAACTCGGCGGTGTGGTGTCAGATCCATGCGGACGTGCTCGACCGCAGGATCCTCCAGGTCAAGGACCCGATCCTGGCCGGACTGCGCGGTGTGGCGTTTCTGGCGGCAGCCAAGCTCGGCTTCCTCGGCTACGACGAGATCCCGGCGAAAGTCGAAGTGGCCGGCGTCCACGAACCCGATCCGGAGCGGCGGCAGGTCTACGACCGCCTCTACCGGGAGTACCGCAAGCTGTACAAAGCCAATCGCAAGATCTACGCCCGGTTGAACCGGGCCGATTGA
- a CDS encoding DUF6351 family protein, with translation MSLLPKRRSSLRVMLVLIVVGAMVLAVLPANAAPKLDRTRSYAIEVLSSPANLVSGGDARLMIEVPQGNLDRAHIYVNGEDVTGDFSVVPGTSKLEGVVYDLDEGDNVVEVRPNDRARGAASSLTLTNYPISGPMFSGPQQEPFLCSDNGDRANAELGPAIDDDCATETVVSFKYQNTSGAWNDYDPASPPADMATTTTMDGDEVDYIVRWERGTINRFIYSIAVLSPDTQDADPDLSAWNGKLIYYFQGGVAIGHYQGDPSRSRMLYDYGLGKGYAVVYSTGTKTGTHYNLQLGGETAIMVKDRFVSAYGNPVYTVGVGGSGGGIQQYVYAQNHPGLIDAAIPQYSYPDMVTQTIHIGDCELLERWMDFELFSGDVTWADWEHRTWLEGLNASNTVANGFGAVMPPGYPAGSSECIEGWRGLSPLALNPHFGTAPGISPAEQASTEWSHYADLINIYGYAADGFAASTWDNVGVQYGLQALVDGNITPEQFLDLNANAGSWKNEPEMVQEGCPFLSFLCSLVDPTVSPPFPGVWPEQIDVWSARNMALSPDGGATPAPRKEADPGAIASAFSSGMVNVGAIEIPIIDWRNYLERELNMHNSHQSFASRQRLLNHDGDASNQVIWFTDGNDAGDEFDQTPMAFEVIDEWMTNIAADPKRRVAENKPADAVDSCFDITGDLIYAGDDAWSGILDDGDPGACTSAFHLYSTSRIVAGGPITGDVFKCELQSVESAIADGVYGSWAPDAAQIAMLESIFPTGVCNY, from the coding sequence ATGTCTTTGCTTCCCAAGCGGCGATCGTCGCTTCGAGTCATGCTGGTTCTCATCGTTGTCGGGGCAATGGTCCTGGCAGTGTTGCCCGCCAACGCTGCCCCAAAGCTGGACCGCACCAGGTCCTACGCGATTGAGGTGCTCTCGAGCCCTGCGAATCTGGTCAGTGGTGGCGATGCGCGACTGATGATCGAGGTACCGCAGGGCAATCTCGATCGGGCGCACATATACGTCAATGGTGAGGACGTCACCGGCGACTTCTCCGTGGTGCCGGGGACTTCGAAACTCGAGGGGGTCGTGTACGACCTCGATGAAGGAGACAACGTCGTCGAGGTGAGGCCGAATGACCGAGCTCGTGGCGCCGCGTCGTCTTTGACCTTGACCAACTACCCGATCTCCGGTCCGATGTTCTCGGGCCCCCAGCAAGAACCTTTCCTGTGCTCCGACAACGGCGACAGGGCCAACGCCGAACTTGGCCCGGCGATCGATGATGACTGCGCCACAGAGACCGTCGTGTCCTTCAAGTACCAAAACACGTCAGGAGCCTGGAATGACTACGACCCGGCGTCGCCGCCGGCAGACATGGCCACGACGACCACCATGGACGGCGACGAGGTCGACTACATAGTGCGCTGGGAGCGGGGAACCATCAACCGTTTCATTTACTCGATCGCAGTGCTGTCGCCCGATACACAGGACGCCGACCCCGACCTGTCGGCCTGGAACGGCAAGTTGATCTACTACTTCCAGGGTGGAGTTGCCATCGGCCACTACCAGGGCGACCCCAGTCGCAGCCGGATGCTCTACGACTACGGCCTCGGAAAGGGCTATGCGGTTGTCTATTCGACCGGTACCAAGACCGGGACTCACTACAACCTGCAACTAGGTGGCGAGACGGCCATCATGGTCAAGGATCGGTTCGTTTCTGCTTACGGGAACCCCGTGTACACGGTTGGAGTCGGCGGCTCGGGTGGTGGGATCCAGCAGTACGTCTATGCCCAGAACCATCCGGGATTGATCGATGCAGCTATACCCCAGTACTCATATCCCGATATGGTGACTCAGACCATCCACATCGGCGACTGCGAGCTGCTGGAACGGTGGATGGACTTCGAGTTGTTTTCCGGCGACGTGACGTGGGCCGACTGGGAGCATCGGACCTGGCTCGAGGGGCTGAACGCCTCCAATACCGTTGCGAACGGGTTTGGAGCGGTGATGCCGCCGGGATACCCGGCAGGATCGTCCGAGTGCATCGAGGGCTGGCGAGGTTTGTCCCCACTCGCCCTCAACCCGCATTTCGGAACGGCCCCGGGCATTTCACCCGCCGAACAGGCCTCCACAGAGTGGTCCCATTACGCCGACCTGATCAACATCTACGGCTACGCCGCGGACGGATTCGCGGCCAGCACCTGGGACAACGTTGGAGTGCAGTACGGTCTGCAGGCCCTGGTCGACGGCAACATCACACCAGAGCAGTTCCTCGACCTGAATGCCAATGCCGGGTCGTGGAAGAACGAGCCCGAGATGGTGCAAGAAGGTTGTCCGTTCCTTTCCTTCCTCTGTTCTTTGGTCGATCCCACTGTCTCGCCTCCGTTCCCAGGGGTATGGCCTGAACAGATCGACGTGTGGTCGGCGCGCAATATGGCCCTGTCACCAGACGGTGGCGCGACGCCGGCTCCCCGCAAAGAAGCCGATCCGGGGGCAATTGCATCGGCATTCTCGAGCGGAATGGTCAACGTTGGAGCGATCGAGATCCCGATCATCGACTGGCGTAACTATCTGGAGCGGGAGCTGAACATGCACAACTCGCACCAGTCGTTTGCCTCACGGCAGCGCCTGCTCAACCATGACGGCGATGCCTCGAATCAGGTGATCTGGTTCACCGACGGCAACGATGCCGGCGACGAGTTTGACCAGACACCGATGGCTTTTGAAGTCATCGACGAGTGGATGACGAATATCGCCGCCGATCCGAAGCGACGAGTGGCCGAGAACAAGCCGGCCGACGCAGTCGACTCCTGCTTCGACATCACCGGAGATCTGATTTACGCGGGTGACGATGCCTGGTCGGGAATCCTCGATGATGGGGATCCGGGAGCCTGCACATCGGCGTTCCACCTCTACTCGACGTCGCGCATTGTGGCGGGCGGCCCGATCACGGGCGACGTGTTCAAGTGCGAACTCCAGTCGGTGGAATCGGCGATTGCCGACGGCGTATACGGATCGTGGGCACCGGATGCAGCGCAGATCGCCATGCTGGAATCGATCTTCCCAACCGGGGTGTGCAACTACTAG
- the fadJ gene encoding fatty acid oxidation complex subunit alpha FadJ, which produces MHDLTHFQFSVDEGVATVLMDRSGEAMNTLGPVIFDDLNAILDRVETDDSIKAVVWGSAKQDFLVGADIRWFAQLTDASEAEKAILDGHRMFARIEELHGKHGKPVIAAIAGACLGGGMELALCASWRICTDHPKTQLGQPEVQLGVIPAGGATQRLPALIGIAGALELILTGRPARPRKAGKLGLVDEVVPPELLMEIATKRAYEAIAAAPKKAKKRSLFSMDGLQELALETNPIGRNVLFKQAREGLLKQTKGLMPAPERALEAVRIGIEEGPEAGYAAEAKFFGELVVSPESLALRSIFFASRELEKKTWVAKGVEPRPVDKVAMVGGGLMGGGIAAVTTLKAKTPIRIKEIDAAGVGRAIAYVKKVVDRDVQRKRLRDFEGEKAMLRVTGATDWQGFADSDLVIEAVFESLELKQSILREVETITGPETVFASNTSSLPISGIAAASSRPENVLGMHYFSPVEKMPLLEIIVTDQTADWATATAVEFGKKQGKTVIVVKDGTGFYTTRILGPYSNEAMYLLSEGASVEAIDGAMTAWGFPIGPVLLSDEVGIDVGAKIAVIMLDAFGERMAGPPVAEAFAEDRKGRKNGRGFYLYDEKGKRGDVDETVYAALGFGERREIPVADIQRRMWLALANEAARCLEEGILGSALDGDIGAVMGLGFPPFRGGPFFWIDQVGAGRVVADLEKLAAEHGERFTPARILVEKADAGGKFR; this is translated from the coding sequence ATGCACGATCTCACCCATTTCCAGTTCTCGGTCGACGAAGGCGTCGCCACCGTCCTGATGGACCGGTCCGGGGAGGCGATGAACACACTCGGACCGGTCATCTTCGACGACCTCAACGCCATTCTCGACCGAGTCGAAACCGATGATTCGATCAAGGCCGTTGTCTGGGGTTCGGCTAAGCAGGACTTCCTGGTCGGCGCCGACATTCGCTGGTTCGCCCAGTTGACCGACGCGTCCGAAGCGGAGAAGGCCATTCTGGACGGCCACCGGATGTTCGCCCGCATCGAAGAGCTACACGGCAAGCACGGAAAGCCCGTCATCGCTGCCATCGCCGGGGCGTGCCTGGGCGGTGGCATGGAACTCGCCCTGTGTGCCTCGTGGCGGATCTGCACGGATCATCCCAAGACCCAGCTCGGCCAGCCGGAGGTCCAACTCGGGGTCATACCGGCCGGCGGAGCCACTCAGCGCCTTCCGGCTCTCATCGGGATCGCCGGCGCGCTCGAGCTGATCCTGACCGGTCGGCCCGCCCGGCCCCGCAAGGCCGGGAAACTCGGCCTCGTCGACGAAGTGGTACCCCCCGAACTCCTGATGGAGATCGCCACCAAGCGCGCCTACGAGGCGATCGCAGCTGCGCCGAAGAAGGCGAAGAAGAGGAGCCTCTTCTCGATGGACGGTCTTCAGGAACTGGCCCTAGAGACGAACCCGATTGGACGGAACGTGCTGTTCAAGCAGGCCAGGGAAGGTCTCCTGAAGCAAACGAAAGGGCTCATGCCCGCACCCGAACGCGCCCTCGAGGCCGTTCGGATCGGTATCGAAGAAGGACCGGAGGCCGGGTACGCGGCAGAGGCGAAGTTCTTCGGCGAGTTGGTTGTTTCCCCCGAGTCGCTGGCGCTGCGTTCGATCTTCTTTGCCTCCCGAGAGCTGGAGAAGAAGACCTGGGTCGCGAAGGGTGTGGAGCCGAGACCCGTCGACAAGGTGGCCATGGTGGGCGGTGGCTTGATGGGCGGTGGAATTGCGGCAGTGACGACCCTGAAAGCAAAAACGCCTATTCGCATCAAAGAGATCGATGCCGCCGGCGTCGGCCGGGCAATTGCCTACGTGAAGAAGGTCGTCGACCGAGATGTCCAACGTAAACGTCTGCGTGACTTCGAAGGCGAGAAAGCGATGCTCCGGGTCACCGGAGCCACCGATTGGCAAGGCTTCGCCGACAGCGATCTCGTCATCGAAGCCGTTTTCGAGTCGCTCGAACTGAAGCAGTCGATCCTCAGAGAGGTCGAGACTATTACCGGACCGGAGACGGTGTTCGCTTCGAACACTTCCTCGCTGCCGATCAGTGGGATCGCCGCGGCGTCGTCACGGCCGGAGAACGTCCTGGGGATGCACTACTTTTCGCCGGTAGAGAAGATGCCGCTGCTGGAGATCATCGTCACCGACCAGACGGCCGACTGGGCGACGGCGACGGCCGTCGAGTTCGGCAAGAAGCAGGGCAAGACCGTGATCGTGGTCAAAGACGGCACCGGCTTCTACACCACCCGGATACTGGGGCCCTATTCCAATGAGGCAATGTATCTGCTGTCGGAAGGTGCGTCCGTCGAGGCAATCGACGGAGCGATGACGGCCTGGGGCTTCCCGATAGGTCCGGTTCTGTTGTCCGATGAAGTCGGCATCGATGTGGGAGCGAAGATCGCCGTCATCATGCTCGACGCATTCGGAGAACGGATGGCAGGTCCTCCGGTGGCCGAGGCCTTTGCCGAGGATCGCAAAGGGCGAAAGAACGGGCGTGGCTTCTACCTCTACGACGAGAAGGGCAAACGCGGCGACGTAGACGAAACCGTCTATGCCGCCCTCGGGTTCGGTGAGCGCAGAGAGATACCGGTCGCAGATATCCAACGGCGGATGTGGCTGGCCCTCGCCAACGAAGCCGCCCGCTGCCTCGAAGAAGGAATCCTCGGCTCGGCTCTCGACGGCGACATCGGGGCAGTAATGGGCCTGGGCTTCCCGCCGTTCCGCGGCGGCCCGTTCTTCTGGATCGATCAGGTCGGAGCTGGTCGAGTCGTCGCCGACCTGGAGAAACTGGCCGCCGAACACGGCGAACGGTTCACTCCGGCCCGGATCCTGGTTGAGAAAGCAGACGCCGGAGGCAAGTTCCGGTAG